The genomic window TCACTTGTGGAAGTGTTGATGATGGTAAAAGTACTCTAATTGGAAGACTTTTATATGATTCAAAAATGATTTTTGAAGATCAATTAGCAGCTATTGAAAAAGATAGTAAAAAATCAGGAACTACTGGTGATAAAATCGATTTAGCACTTTTAGTTGATGGATTAGCTAGTGAGAGAGAACAAGGTATTACTATTGATGTTGCTTATAGATTCTTCTCAACTGATAAAAGAAAGTTTATCATAGCAGATACTCCAGGTCATGAGCAATATACAAGAAATATGGCAACGGGTGCTAGTACTGCTGATATTGCTATTATTTTAATAGATGCAAGACAAGGAATTTTAACTCAAACTAAAAGACACTCTTATATTGCAAGTTTATTAGGTATTAAAAACCTAATCGTTGCTATTAACAAGATGGATTTAGTTGATTTTAGTGAAGAAGTATTTGAAAAAATCAAAAAAGATTATAATGAAATTATCGAGTACCTTCCTCATCATAATGATTTAAATATTCAGTTTATCCCTATTTCGGCACTTGATGGAGATAATATCTTAACTATTTCACCAAAATGTTCTTGGTATAAAGGTCTTGCTTTAATGCCATTATTAGACAATACGTCTATACATAAACAAGAATCTTCATCATTTAGACTTCCTGTTCAATATGTTTTACGTCCTCACTTAAATTTTAGAGGATTCTGCGGAACTATTGCAAGTGGTGAGATAAACGTTGGTGATGAAATTACAGTTTTACCATCAAGAAAAACATCTAAAGTAAAATCAATAGTATCAAATGATATTAAAGATTTAAAACCAATTGGAAAAGATGAGCAAGTTGAAACAATACAAAAAGCATTCGCTCCAATGGCAACAACAATTACACTTCAAGATGAGATTGATATTAGTAGAGGTGATATGATAGTTAAATCTACTGATATTCCAAAAGTATCAAATCACTTATCAGCAATGGTAGTATGGATGGATGAAACTCCAATGAAACTTAATCAAAATTATGTGATTAAAAGAGCAACTTCAGTTATAAATGGTGCATTTAACGCTATTGAATTTAAGAAAAACATTAATACTTTTGAAGAAATTGAAGCAAGTGAATTAGCACTTAATGATATTGCAAAATGTACAATATCACTTGATAGAGAAATTGCAGTTGATTCATACTATGAAAATAGATACACAGGAAGTTTTATTATCATTGATAAATATACAAACTCAACTGTGGGTGCTGGAATGATTCTATCTTCAATTGAAGGTTTTACAAAACTTGAAGATGAGAAAAAAGTTTACTCAAAAGCTGAAATTGAATTAAATGAATTTATTAGAAGAAATTATCCTGAATGGGATTGTAAGGCAATATAATGTCTAATAATTTAACATTAAATATAGAAAAAATTAAACAAGAAAAAAATGAAATAGATGTTTTAGCAGACATCTTTTTTCATGCTGTTTTTGGAGAAAAAATAAGTAATGAAGATTTAGAAAGATTCAAATGGTATGGAATTTATGCCCAAGATGAAAAACAAGAATTCTTTGAGCTAAAAATTCCATTATCAATGGGTGAGTTAAATCTTCAACAAATTAAAACACTTAGTTTAATTTCAAAAGAGTATGCAAATAATAGTTTAGTTTTTTCATCTAATCAAAAAGTTGAATTAAAAGATATAAAAATATTTAGTCTGCCAAATATCTTTAATCTACTTCAAGATGTAGGTTTAGAAACCTCTTTTGAAGCGGGACACACAGTAAGAAGAGTTCTTACTTGTCCTATTAATACTATTGATGACTCTCAGATATTTAATGTCTCAGAGTTGGCAAATAAACTAAATGAAACTTTTATAGGAAATAAAAAATTCTCAAATTTACCAAATAAACTCCAAATGGCAATAAGTGGTCATGCAGAAGGATGTAATATACAAATTACTCCCGATGTTAGTTTTAATGCAACAAAAGATAATAAAGATAAAATCTTATTTGCTATAAAAATTTTAGATATAAATATAGGATATATTAGCAGTGCTCAAGTTATAAATGCAGCGAAAGCAATAGCTGAAATTTATAGAGATTTTGGAGATAGAGAAAACCCTGAACTTAACTCTTTTCAATCTTTAGTAAAAAAATGGGGAATACATAAATTTTTTGATGTATTAAACGCATCTATTAATTACAAAATTCAAAAAAATGTACAAACAAAAGAGCATACGATTCCGAGAAAACCTAGAATGGGTATAAATGAGAGTAATATAAAAGAGCAAAGTTATATAGGCTGTAAAATCAACTCATCAACAATACATAATACTAATCTTGATTTCTTATCTTCATTATTAGAAAAATATCAAGCGTCTAAAATTAGAATTTCACACAAAGGTAATATTATTATTCTTGATGTTCCAACTTCACAGGCTTTGAACTTAGCTAAAGAGTTAGAAAAAATCGATTTTAATCCTTTTGCTTAAATAAAAGAAGCTTTTTTAAGCTTTTTCTATTCAAGCTAACTCTTATAATAAATAACTTAAAATTATGAAATTAATAACTACAACTAATCAAAAGAGCAATTAAAAATGAACAAAAATATTTTCAGACCTTTTTTCAATGAAAACACAGATAAATTAAATTTTATTAGATACAACACTATTGGAAAAAATAAAAAAGAGTATTTTGATTATACTGCCTCAGGATTAGCTTTTAGACAAATAGAAAATAGAATCCATGATGTACTTGAAACTTATGCAAATACACACTCTAAAGAGGCTTCAAATGCTGATACTACAACAAATTATTATGAAATAGCAAGAACAAATCTGGCAATTAATCTAGAACTTAATGAAGATTTTGCCATTCTTCCTAGTGGTTGTGGAACAACTGCTGCTATTAAACATTTTCAAGAGTTAATGGGATTATATATTCCTCCTTCAACAAAAAAAAGATTTGGTTTTGAAATTGATAAACAAAAAGCTCCTTTAGTAATAGTAGGCCCTTATGAACATCACTCAAATGAAGTTTCATTTAGAGAAGCTTTATGTGAAATTCAAAGAATAGATTTAGATAAAGAGGGTTTAGTTGATTTAAATCACTTAAAAGAAATTTTAGAAAAAAACAAAAATAGAGAGATAATAGCTTCATTTTGTATAGCTTCAAATGTTACAGGAATTATAACTCCCTACGAAGAAATTTCTAAATTATTAAGAAGTTATAATGCTGTAGTTTGTTTTGATGCAGCTGCTTCAAGTCCATATATGAATATTCCTTGCCATCTTTATGATGCTTTATTTATGTCACCGCATAAACTTTTAGGAGGTCCTGCTTCTTGTGGTTTATTAGTTATTAGAAAATCTCTAATTGATACAACAATTGCTCCTTCATTTGCTGGTGGTGGAACTGTTTTATATGTAAATAAAACATCTCAAACATACCAAAATGATATTGAAATAAGAGAAGAAGCAGGAACTCCACCAATTTTACAATTTATTCGAGCATCTCTAGCATATCAATTAAGAAATGAAGTTGGTTTTGAATTTATAAAAAAACAAAAAGAAGAGTTAAAAGAGATATTTATAAATGAACTAAGAAAGATTCCATCTTGCGAAATATATGGAAATCAAGAAGCCCAAAATATAGGAATTATCTCTTTTAATATCAAAGGTATAAATCCTTATGAATTATGTAATCTTTTATCTTCAAATGACAATATCCAAACAAGAGCTGGATGTTCATGTGCAGGACCTTATGGACATGATTTATTAGGAATAAAAGAGTTAGATATGAATAATCGTCCAGGATGGGTTAGAATCTCAATTCATTTCTCTCAAACAAAAGAAGAGATTATGAATTTAGTAAAAAGTATTAAAAAAATTGCAATTTAAGTGAAATTAAACTCTTCATTTAACCTTCATTAACTTAAAATGTTTACAATTACAAATGAATTTAATAATATTTTTTTTAGTATTTATTATCGTTTTTGCTTTTCAAACTTTTATAATAAAAAAACGTCTTATAAATAAACTTGATTTTACTTATAAGACGAAAAAGTATCTTAGCCTAATATTATATATAACTTTTTTTGGGGCTGTTCTATACCCAATGGCAAGATACTATCCCTTAGTGCCAAACTGGCTCTACTTTGTCCTTTCCTTGCCAATTGGGATGATTTTTTTAACATTTATTATTACTCTATTACATGAAATCATCTCTTTTGGAATCAAAAAAACACCATTCAAAAATAATCGAAGAGAATTTTTCAAAAAAGGCTTAGATATAGGAGCCATTTCCCTAGTAATTGCTACCAATGCTAAAGCTATGGATAATGCAAAAAATGTTCAACTTGAAGTTGTAGATGTAAAAATAAATAATTTAAAAATACCATATAATATAGTACAAATAAGTGATGTCCACATCGGTGGATTGATTGATAAAGAGTTTATAAAATCCCTTGTAGATAAAATTAATATATTAAATGCGGATGCTGTTGTAATTACAGGGGATTTAGTTGATACAAAATTAGAATATGCTATTCCTGCTCTTAATGAACTTAAAAATATTAAATCGAAATTTGGAACATATTTTATAGTTGGAAACCATGAATATTTTCATGGAGTTAAACCAATTATTGATTATGTGAACTCATTAGGAATAAAAACTTTAGAAAATGAAAATGTTTATGTTGGACCAAAAGATGAAGGTTTTAATCTTTGTGGAGTTTATGATAGATTTGGTTTTAAATACAATGATTTTATACCTGATATTAATAAAGCCATGCAAAATTTAGAAAATTCTCCAACTATTCTTTTGGCTCATCAACCAAAATTTATAGAAGAAATAGAAAATACAAAAGGAATTGATTTAATGCTTAGTGGACATACCCACGGTGGACAAATCTTTCCCTTTAATTTTTTAATAAAACTTCAACAACCTTATGTAAAAGGTCTTCACACTTTTAATGACTACACCCAAGTTTATGTGAATAAAGGCACAGGATTTTGGGGACCACCTATGAGACTTGGTGCTAGTAGTGAGATAACTATTTTAAAATTACACGCTTAATCTAACTACTAGCAAATTTCTAACTCTTTCAAATTAATGCATTGCACAAGGACTCATTCCTGTTTTGAAAAACATTGCAGTTACTGTATCCATTGTTTGAATATGATTAACTAGCCAAGATACAAGATTATTTTCGAAATAGTTTTTTAATTCTAAAATATTTTTAGTCTCTTCAAAATTATCGAAAAGTTGTTTTATTTCTGATAAATTCATATTATGCTCATTTTTATGAAATTCATAGGCAAAAAAACCTTTTTCTCTCATTTGTATCTCTTCAGTTTCAAAATGATTTTCAGTGTGAGTTATCCACTCTTTATATTTATCTTCTAAACTTTTTAGATTTAATTCACTTTGTTCTTTTTCATACTCTAAAATATCTTTATAAAGTTCATTTATTATTTCTACATCTTCAAAATGTGTATCATTCATAAAATCCATTGATACAAGTGGTAAATCATTCTTATTTATTAACATACAAACTCCTATTTTTCATAATTGTATAGAAATTAAAATTCTTTTTAATTGATTAGAATCAAGTATTAAAATATACACAATATTTTAAAGTTTCAATTGTATTACTTATATACAGCTATTTAATAAATTTACTTATTTTATTCATGTATAATAATTTCAATTAAAATTTAAAAGGATTTAAAATGTCTTTAAAGGTAGTTATTTCACATAAAACTCACTATAAATATGATAGACCTATATCTTTATCTCCACATATTATAAGATTAAGACCAGCCCCTCACAGTAGAACTCCAATTGAAGCTTATTCATTAAAAATAAAACCCGATGGACATTTTCTAAACTGGCAACAAGATCCATTTGGAAACTACCAAGCAAGAATTGTATTTCCTGAAAAAACAAAAGAGTTTTTTATTGATGTTGAAATTATTGCAGATTTAATTACATTAAATCCATTTGACTTTTTTGTTGAAGAAAGCGCAACAAATTTTCCTTTTGAATATAAAAAAGATTTAAAAAAAGAGTTAAAACCTTATTTAAAAATTGAAGAAGATGGCAAATTATTAACTGAGTTTGTTGGAAAAATTGATAAAACAGAAAAACCAATTATTGATTTTTTAGTAGAAGTTAATCAAAAAATTAACCAATATGTAAACTATACTGTAAGACTAGAACCAGGTGTTCAAACTTGTAAAACTACTTTAGAAAAGAAATTAGGTTCGTGTAGAGATTCTGCTTGGCTTTTTGTACAAGTTTTAAGACATTTAGGACTTGCAGCACGTTTTGTATCTGGATATTTAGTTCAATTAACAGCCGATGTTAAATCACTTGATGGACCAAGTGGTCCTGAAGCTGACTTTACAGATTTACACGCTTGGACAGAAGTTTATATTCCTGGTGCTGGATGGGTTGGACTTGATAGTACAAGTGGATTATTTGCTGGTGAAGGTCATATTCCTCTTGCTTGTACACCACATTATAACTCTGCTCATGCAATTGAAGGATTTAGTGATAAATGTGAAACTGAATTTGAATTTGAAAATAAAGTTACAAGAATTTTTGAATCTCCAAGGGTTACAAAACCTTATAAAGAAGAACAATGGAAAGCTATTTATGACTTAGGTTTTAAAGTAGATGAAGATTTAGAGAAAAATGATGTTCGTCTAACAATGGGAGGAGAACCTACATTTGTTTCTATTGATGATATGGAATCAGCTCAATGGAATAGTGAGGCAGATGGAGAACATAAAAGAGAATTAGCTACAAAACTAGCAAGAAGACTTTTAGAAACTACTACAACTGGTGGGCTTTTACACCATGCACAAGGAAAATGGTACCCAGGAGAACCACTTCCTAGATGGCAAACAACAATTTATTGGAGAAAAGATAAAAAACCTGTTTGGGAAAATCCAGCACTTCTTGCAAATAAAAATGATGTTTTTCCTTATACAACTGCTGATGCAAAAAACTTTTTATCAACACTTGCATCTGTTTTAGGTGTTAGTGATGAAAATATAAGTCCAGCCTTTGAAGACCCAATCTATTATATTATGAAAGAAGCTGAACTTCCTATTGATATTGACCCTTTAAAATATGATTTAAAAGACCCACTTGAGAGAAAAACAATAGCTGATAAATTAGCACAAGGTTTAAACAATGAAGTGGGATATGTTTTACCTTTAAATTTTGGAGTTACAAAATGGATAAGTTCTAAATGGGAATTTAGAAGAAATCATCTTTTCTTAAGTGCTGGAAATTCACCATTGGGATTAAGACTTCCCTTAGAATCATTAGTAGTAAAACCACCTGTTGAATTAGAAAAAAATTTTGAAACAGACCTTTTTGCCTTTGCTCCACAACTTGGCGATTATATTAAAGATGTGAAAAAAAGAGCTAAAAAAACTAGTAAAAAAACAACTACAAAATTTAATTCAAATACTTTTGTAAGAACTGCAATTACATCTGAAATAAGAGACAATAAACTTTGTATTTTCCTTCCTCCAATTGAAGACACAGAAGTATTCTTAGATTTAATTGCTTCAATTGAACAAACTGCAACTATTTTAAATTTATCTGTAATCATTGAAGGTTATGAACCTCCACACGATTTAAGAACAGATAGAATCAAAGTAACTCCAGATCCAGGTGTTATTGAAGTAAATATTCAACCTGCAAGTTCTTGGAAAGAGTTAAGTGATAATCTACTTGCACTTTATGAAGATGCAAGACTTTGTAGACTTGGAACTGAAAAGTTTATGATTGATGGAAGACACACAGGAACTGGTGGTGGTAACCATGTTACTATTGGAGCGATGAAACCAAGTGATTCTCCACTATTAAGAAATCCTCAATTACTAAGAAGTCTAATCACATTCTGGCAACACCATCCAGGTTTATCTTATCTATTCTCAGGAGCATTCATAGGACCAACTTCACAAGCTCCAAGAGTTGATGAAGGAAGAGCTGAAAATCTTTATGAATTAGAGATTGCCTTTTCACAAATTCCAGAAAGTGGTGATGTTCCATTTTGGTTAACTGATAGATTATTTAGACATATGTTAACTGACATTACAGGAAATACACACAGAAGTGAGTTTTGTATAGACAAACTTTATTCTCCTGATAGTAGCACGGGAAGACTTGGAATATTAG from Arcobacter venerupis includes these protein-coding regions:
- the cysN gene encoding sulfate adenylyltransferase subunit CysN, encoding MAHQSDLIAENIEQYLKEHENKEICRFITCGSVDDGKSTLIGRLLYDSKMIFEDQLAAIEKDSKKSGTTGDKIDLALLVDGLASEREQGITIDVAYRFFSTDKRKFIIADTPGHEQYTRNMATGASTADIAIILIDARQGILTQTKRHSYIASLLGIKNLIVAINKMDLVDFSEEVFEKIKKDYNEIIEYLPHHNDLNIQFIPISALDGDNILTISPKCSWYKGLALMPLLDNTSIHKQESSSFRLPVQYVLRPHLNFRGFCGTIASGEINVGDEITVLPSRKTSKVKSIVSNDIKDLKPIGKDEQVETIQKAFAPMATTITLQDEIDISRGDMIVKSTDIPKVSNHLSAMVVWMDETPMKLNQNYVIKRATSVINGAFNAIEFKKNINTFEEIEASELALNDIAKCTISLDREIAVDSYYENRYTGSFIIIDKYTNSTVGAGMILSSIEGFTKLEDEKKVYSKAEIELNEFIRRNYPEWDCKAI
- a CDS encoding sulfite reductase; amino-acid sequence: MSNNLTLNIEKIKQEKNEIDVLADIFFHAVFGEKISNEDLERFKWYGIYAQDEKQEFFELKIPLSMGELNLQQIKTLSLISKEYANNSLVFSSNQKVELKDIKIFSLPNIFNLLQDVGLETSFEAGHTVRRVLTCPINTIDDSQIFNVSELANKLNETFIGNKKFSNLPNKLQMAISGHAEGCNIQITPDVSFNATKDNKDKILFAIKILDINIGYISSAQVINAAKAIAEIYRDFGDRENPELNSFQSLVKKWGIHKFFDVLNASINYKIQKNVQTKEHTIPRKPRMGINESNIKEQSYIGCKINSSTIHNTNLDFLSSLLEKYQASKIRISHKGNIIILDVPTSQALNLAKELEKIDFNPFA
- a CDS encoding aminotransferase class V-fold PLP-dependent enzyme, which translates into the protein MNKNIFRPFFNENTDKLNFIRYNTIGKNKKEYFDYTASGLAFRQIENRIHDVLETYANTHSKEASNADTTTNYYEIARTNLAINLELNEDFAILPSGCGTTAAIKHFQELMGLYIPPSTKKRFGFEIDKQKAPLVIVGPYEHHSNEVSFREALCEIQRIDLDKEGLVDLNHLKEILEKNKNREIIASFCIASNVTGIITPYEEISKLLRSYNAVVCFDAAASSPYMNIPCHLYDALFMSPHKLLGGPASCGLLVIRKSLIDTTIAPSFAGGGTVLYVNKTSQTYQNDIEIREEAGTPPILQFIRASLAYQLRNEVGFEFIKKQKEELKEIFINELRKIPSCEIYGNQEAQNIGIISFNIKGINPYELCNLLSSNDNIQTRAGCSCAGPYGHDLLGIKELDMNNRPGWVRISIHFSQTKEEIMNLVKSIKKIAI
- a CDS encoding metallophosphoesterase, which encodes MIFLTFIITLLHEIISFGIKKTPFKNNRREFFKKGLDIGAISLVIATNAKAMDNAKNVQLEVVDVKINNLKIPYNIVQISDVHIGGLIDKEFIKSLVDKINILNADAVVITGDLVDTKLEYAIPALNELKNIKSKFGTYFIVGNHEYFHGVKPIIDYVNSLGIKTLENENVYVGPKDEGFNLCGVYDRFGFKYNDFIPDINKAMQNLENSPTILLAHQPKFIEEIENTKGIDLMLSGHTHGGQIFPFNFLIKLQQPYVKGLHTFNDYTQVYVNKGTGFWGPPMRLGASSEITILKLHA
- a CDS encoding hemerythrin family protein, producing the protein MLINKNDLPLVSMDFMNDTHFEDVEIINELYKDILEYEKEQSELNLKSLEDKYKEWITHTENHFETEEIQMREKGFFAYEFHKNEHNMNLSEIKQLFDNFEETKNILELKNYFENNLVSWLVNHIQTMDTVTAMFFKTGMSPCAMH
- a CDS encoding DUF2126 domain-containing protein, which translates into the protein MSLKVVISHKTHYKYDRPISLSPHIIRLRPAPHSRTPIEAYSLKIKPDGHFLNWQQDPFGNYQARIVFPEKTKEFFIDVEIIADLITLNPFDFFVEESATNFPFEYKKDLKKELKPYLKIEEDGKLLTEFVGKIDKTEKPIIDFLVEVNQKINQYVNYTVRLEPGVQTCKTTLEKKLGSCRDSAWLFVQVLRHLGLAARFVSGYLVQLTADVKSLDGPSGPEADFTDLHAWTEVYIPGAGWVGLDSTSGLFAGEGHIPLACTPHYNSAHAIEGFSDKCETEFEFENKVTRIFESPRVTKPYKEEQWKAIYDLGFKVDEDLEKNDVRLTMGGEPTFVSIDDMESAQWNSEADGEHKRELATKLARRLLETTTTGGLLHHAQGKWYPGEPLPRWQTTIYWRKDKKPVWENPALLANKNDVFPYTTADAKNFLSTLASVLGVSDENISPAFEDPIYYIMKEAELPIDIDPLKYDLKDPLERKTIADKLAQGLNNEVGYVLPLNFGVTKWISSKWEFRRNHLFLSAGNSPLGLRLPLESLVVKPPVELEKNFETDLFAFAPQLGDYIKDVKKRAKKTSKKTTTKFNSNTFVRTAITSEIRDNKLCIFLPPIEDTEVFLDLIASIEQTATILNLSVIIEGYEPPHDLRTDRIKVTPDPGVIEVNIQPASSWKELSDNLLALYEDARLCRLGTEKFMIDGRHTGTGGGNHVTIGAMKPSDSPLLRNPQLLRSLITFWQHHPGLSYLFSGAFIGPTSQAPRVDEGRAENLYELEIAFSQIPESGDVPFWLTDRLFRHMLTDITGNTHRSEFCIDKLYSPDSSTGRLGILELRAFDMPPHSQMALLQMLLVRALVSCFWKKPYKHDLVRWGTRLHDKFLLEHYVKEDLRSVVQYLNDEGYEFKLDWFDPFFEFRFPLYGMTMIEGMPVEIRSAIEPWNVLGEESSSQGTSRYVDSSVERLQIKIENFNEERYIVTCNGVQVPLSKTDVEGEFVSGVRYKAWQPWSALHPTIKVDTPLTFDIIDKWNTRSIGGFNYFVAHPGGRSYDTFPVNSYEAESRRINRYWDFNHSQGEVEAYEPSISGEANTLFAVEATRTLTNTKGSKKLLFKEMPKNKEYPHTLDLRQRWIKK